A window from Candidatus Bathyarchaeia archaeon encodes these proteins:
- a CDS encoding ABC transporter permease, which produces MLPLAMLKYLGKRMLLLFITLILAVYLTIIVANAGGLIDNILKAQIRYDIVSNLARSPTWSELTEEEQKRIIDERFQMAIQAKGLDKPFIERTFIYLIDALTLRLGRALSITSASGSKNVSDIILERLPQTVLLFTTGTILYSIIGLILGLYMTKRPGGFFDKAFSIFAIVTQVIPPWFFGILFIMLFAYYLGIAPFGGMVSAPPPKNPISYILDVIYHMALPLFTWIFSLFGAWAYIARNLMVQIAEEDFVIAAKAKGLSENILMRRYVLRPSLPPVVTVISLSLISSWQGAIITETVFNWPGLGELFFRAISSLDAPVVIGLTVIYAYLLVITVLILDLIYSMLDPRIRARR; this is translated from the coding sequence ATGTTGCCGCTGGCAATGCTCAAATATCTTGGTAAGCGTATGTTACTGCTCTTCATTACGCTAATATTAGCCGTGTATTTAACCATAATAGTAGCTAATGCTGGTGGGCTTATAGATAACATATTGAAGGCTCAAATAAGGTATGATATTGTATCTAATCTTGCCAGATCACCCACTTGGTCTGAACTCACCGAGGAAGAGCAGAAAAGGATTATAGACGAAAGGTTTCAAATGGCCATACAAGCTAAAGGTCTTGATAAACCCTTCATAGAACGCACATTTATATACTTGATTGACGCCCTTACATTGAGACTTGGCAGAGCCCTCTCCATAACAAGTGCTAGTGGATCTAAAAATGTGAGCGATATAATACTTGAGAGATTACCTCAAACAGTCCTTTTGTTCACTACTGGAACAATACTATATTCAATCATAGGGTTGATTTTGGGATTGTATATGACAAAACGTCCAGGAGGATTTTTTGATAAGGCATTTTCAATCTTTGCAATAGTGACGCAAGTTATACCTCCATGGTTTTTTGGCATACTATTCATCATGCTTTTCGCATACTATCTTGGAATCGCGCCTTTTGGAGGTATGGTGAGCGCTCCTCCTCCCAAAAATCCAATAAGCTACATTCTTGATGTAATCTATCATATGGCTTTACCTCTTTTCACATGGATTTTCTCCCTCTTTGGTGCTTGGGCGTATATAGCCAGAAACCTCATGGTTCAAATAGCCGAGGAAGATTTCGTAATAGCCGCTAAGGCTAAAGGCTTGTCCGAAAATATTCTTATGCGTCGTTATGTACTGAGACCAAGCCTCCCACCCGTAGTAACAGTTATCTCTCTATCGCTCATATCTTCATGGCAGGGAGCTATAATAACGGAGACCGTGTTTAATTGGCCTGGACTTGGCGAACTATTTTTCCGAGCAATAAGCTCGTTGGATGCACCAGTAGTGATAGGATTAACAGTGATATATGCCTATTTGCTTGTAATCACTGTTCTAATACTGGATTTAATTTATAGTATGCTTGATCCTAGAATCAGAGCTAGAAGGTGA
- a CDS encoding ABC transporter permease, whose amino-acid sequence MPREFQEMTNAILRSKAGIFGLAILVTMIILSTLALIYVPFNIAKEWNNPMFWQRNPRLALPGWVNIFLGKKLPETIIVANESFRKYSYYLETAGLKYNVLEAKFSYGYQDFPSELRLILYVNAERIFVDVKWIQPSGIDITLWKGFRKGGLESIYISRDKDVYSYIEDSLKRFNTSLSTTMRPEVFLFIDNNSSHVNPTPVNGVYMLKIVSTSSNPMDDVDAELIIYGKVYGLAGTDDKRRDIFVGLVWGAPIALSFGLIAALATSFLQTFIGSLSAWYGGLIDEFIQRVTDVYMILPFLPILITISIVYRIDIWTLLFVVVGLSVFGGATKTARSMTFQIMTEQYIEAAISYGASRKRILFLYILPRLLPYTMANMVLSVPSYVFLEAALSVLGLGDPMMPTWGKIISDAYSGGAVVHGLWWWILLPSALIILTAISFAFIGLALDKVVNPRLRER is encoded by the coding sequence TTGCCTAGAGAATTTCAAGAGATGACAAATGCTATTCTACGCTCTAAGGCAGGCATCTTTGGTTTGGCAATTCTAGTAACTATGATAATTTTGTCAACCCTTGCGCTGATATACGTGCCATTTAATATAGCAAAAGAATGGAATAATCCAATGTTCTGGCAACGTAATCCTAGACTTGCATTGCCAGGATGGGTAAACATATTTTTGGGGAAAAAACTTCCTGAAACTATCATCGTTGCCAATGAAAGTTTTCGAAAATACTCCTATTATTTGGAAACTGCTGGGCTTAAATATAATGTGCTTGAGGCAAAATTCTCATATGGATATCAAGACTTTCCGTCGGAGCTACGTCTAATACTATATGTGAATGCTGAGAGAATTTTTGTGGATGTAAAATGGATTCAACCGAGTGGCATAGATATAACTTTATGGAAAGGCTTCCGTAAGGGAGGGCTGGAGTCCATTTATATATCTCGTGATAAAGATGTTTACAGTTATATTGAAGATTCACTAAAAAGATTTAATACATCATTATCTACAACAATGCGTCCTGAGGTTTTTCTTTTCATAGACAATAACTCATCTCATGTTAACCCAACGCCAGTTAACGGCGTATATATGCTTAAAATAGTTTCAACCTCTTCAAATCCTATGGATGATGTGGATGCTGAGCTCATAATATACGGTAAGGTCTATGGATTAGCTGGTACTGACGATAAAAGGCGTGATATTTTTGTAGGTTTAGTGTGGGGTGCACCTATAGCCTTATCTTTTGGCTTGATAGCAGCCTTAGCTACGAGCTTTCTACAGACTTTTATTGGCTCATTAAGTGCATGGTATGGAGGTCTAATTGATGAGTTTATCCAAAGAGTTACTGACGTATACATGATATTGCCGTTTCTGCCGATTCTTATCACAATATCAATTGTCTATAGAATAGATATATGGACGCTTTTGTTTGTAGTTGTAGGATTAAGCGTTTTTGGGGGGGCAACAAAAACAGCTAGAAGCATGACTTTTCAAATCATGACGGAGCAATACATTGAGGCAGCAATATCGTATGGTGCAAGCCGCAAGAGAATTCTATTCTTATATATTTTGCCTAGGCTACTACCATACACTATGGCCAACATGGTTTTATCGGTTCCTAGCTATGTATTTTTGGAGGCGGCTTTAAGCGTGCTGGGTTTAGGAGATCCAATGATGCCAACTTGGGGGAAAATTATAAGTGACGCTTATTCCGGAGGCGCGGTTGTACATGGGTTGTGGTGGTGGATCTTGCTCCCGTCAGCTCTCATAATACTCACAGCCATATCATTTGCATTTATAGGTCTTGCATTGGATAAAGTTGTCAATCCAAGATTAAGAGAGAGGTAA